The Hyalangium gracile genome includes the window ACGCGAGTGGCGCTCTGCTGGCCTCGGTGGGCTCGGAGGAGACGCCGCTGGAGCTGACGATGGAGACGGTGGAGGTGGCGACCTCTCAGCCGCTGTACAAGAACTGGGTGTTCTGGACGGCCGTGGGAGTGGGAGCCGCCGCGGCGGCCGTGGCCACGCCGGTGCTGCTCAACCGGAGCGCCGAGGTACGGCCCGGGACGCTCGGAATGGAGCCACTCAAGTGAGACGCGCCGCGCGGAGGAGCCAGATAGGACTGGCCTTGGGACTGCTGCTGCTGCTGGGAGCGTGCGGCAAAGGCGCGGTGTTCCTCACCATCGAGGCCGAGGGCCCCGAAGGGACACTGCGCATCCCGGACGATGTGGACCGGGTGGCGGTGCGGGTGACGAACGTGGAGGGCACGGCGGTCCTGCTCGAGAAGGAGTACGCCCTCACCGGAGACAATCGCTTCCCGCTGACGCTGGGGCTGGAGCCCGGCCCCGAGACGGGCGAGCTGATCCGCGTGGAGGTGACCGCCTTCAAGGGCGAGGAGACGGTGGGCGATGCCGCGGCGGTGGTGTCCATCACACGGCAGCAGGAGGCCGCCGTGACGCTGCGGATCATGAAGACCTGAGGCGGGCGCTGCCGCTCAGCCCCCAGCTCCAACATATAGGAGGCACCGCCCCTCCGGGCCGGACTAGACCTCCTCGAACCTTGTGCCTGTGGCTCCCATGCCCTCCAAGGCGTCCTTGATCTCCCCTGAGACGATCAGCGGGCCCGTCCACCCCTCGCATCGGAACACCTGTGCGCTTCCCACCTTGGCCTTGTCGATGCGCATGTCACGCACGGAGGCATACTGCCCGACCTTGTGAGGCACTCCGTCCTCGTGCGTCCAGAGTTCGATCCGGGACGCCTTCTCGTCGATACAGCGGATGAGGCGTGTGGCTACGAGGATGAGGTACTGATCCGGTTGGCCCACCACGTCCACGGGGATCAGTTGCACCTCGTCCGGGGCCAACTCCGCGAACATGGACGCGACCCGGACATGGACCACCGGGATCATGATTCCCGCCTCTGTGAAGTCCAGCGGCGTGCCCGCGATCTCGACGGAAATTCTCAAGCGGTCCGTGATGTGGACGGGCGTTCCGAGCCTGAACTGCCCGTCATCCACCTGTCGACCCTGACTGTCTGTCGGCGTGTCGAGGTCCCAA containing:
- a CDS encoding imm11 family protein encodes the protein MSKRFFRLADDLKVLHRWDLDTPTDSQGRQVDDGQFRLGTPVHITDRLRISVEIAGTPLDFTEAGIMIPVVHVRVASMFAELAPDEVQLIPVDVVGQPDQYLILVATRLIRCIDEKASRIELWTHEDGVPHKVGQYASVRDMRIDKAKVGSAQVFRCEGWTGPLIVSGEIKDALEGMGATGTRFEEV